The Elaeis guineensis isolate ETL-2024a chromosome 5, EG11, whole genome shotgun sequence DNA segment AACAGTGGCATTGCACCAGGTTGAGTAATTATCCTCCATTATCAACTTAGTAAGAGGTATACAGGGCagttattttattttctattttcaaaaATGATTTACCCAATAAGAGGTATGGAGTAATTATCCTCCATTATgctatgttcttttttttttttggataaatcttttttgaaaaagaaaaactaagttatgatttttgatacatattcttaaaaacAGCTAAGGTGTAATTCTTTCTCGAAATAAAATGAAATGGTGAAATGAAATTGTTTTTTAATTAGCCAAGAATTTTCTTGTTTACATGGACCCATGGTTTATTGAAGTTAAAAGTTTAGGCAAAGTTTATTATATTGCAAAATTAGAGCTCATATGAGAAATCACAAAAATAgagaattgtagaaaattataaaatgttAGATGAAAGCATAAGAAAACTATATATATTTAATGCATTATGCATTAGTGCAGTTTAATTTCAGCTAGAAATTATCCAAACTGGAAAAGTTATGATATTTAAAATCAAATGATGCAGAATTACTCGTCTTTTATTGTTGTtaacttctatttttttttcctgaCTTAGACCAAGACTCTAAAACTCGGAGCAAAACTGCCAAAAGCAAAATCGAAACTAATTTGTTAAACCTTGGGTAGAGCAATTACATataagtcttcctgaagttgaaatatttttcataaaggtTTTAAAAGACTATTAGGTAGCAGAGGGGCAGCTAGGGACCACCCAGTGGCTAGTCAGGAAAGAATAAAAAGGGAAAAATGgaggaaaaaaaaggaggggaaaaATCACTTACCTCTTCCGCTGCCTCATGTTGCAACTGCTGGCACCACTGTTGCAACTGGCTGCAAGTGGGTCATTCATTAAACCCACTAAATGGATGTGGGTTGGCCATCCCAAGTGGGCACCTAAAACTTGGAAGGCTGCCCAAGCTCTTGCAAGGCTGTGATGTCCATATATGTAGCCTACACTTATGCAAGGCGCCCATAAGGCCTCACCATCTAAGGCAAATACCTAGATGGCCACATGGGCCTAGTTTTAGCACCATGTTGGCAACCAATGAAGGAATTTGAGCAGTGCTAAAATGTAAAAAAAAGTTTATGGTGAAAACAAATTCCTTAATGCTGTAAGGATATTGAATATATGTATTTTTTGACTTTAAATTTTTCAGCTTTTATTCTGGAAATTTGCTGGAAGATGTTTCGTGATTAAACTTAGAGTGTTATATCACAGGCATTGCAATATAAAGGCACACCCATCAGGAGAAGGCAGTAAAGCACAAAAGCCGTGATTTTAAGTTCACCCAAAACTCTTAAATGTAATCATCTCCATATCCTACGAAACTAGGACCAGTCTTAAATTTTTGGCCAAAACTAAATTATGAGTCAAATTATTGTGTATATCAGCTATCCATGTCAATGTTTGTCATTTCTGTATTTCTTTCAATCTTGGAAGCATTTCCtctaaaagattaaataaattttttgcagATGTTTAgaatatttgaaatgttatgattcaAGGAGATGTTTATAAGACTTAAGTTTCTGACATAAGTATGGTTATTCAGAAGCTTAAATCTCATAGGTGTCTTGATTGTCTTCTGTTAGATTGCCATCAAATAATAAAATGATATGCAAGTATTAATAGTCATGACTTTTTAATGATATgtgttttaaaaattatctttgattgtCATGGTGCAAAATATATGAAATGACACATTCAAAGGCCCAAAGCAAAGTTATGCCCATTAAATGATTGTTTAACATATTTTCTtgcattatttaatttttatttattctttctatttttaaaaaattctgatGGTTTTTATAATTTTCTACTGGAACTAGCAAAGTTGAAGTTATTACTGAATTTAAAACTTAAAACTAATTTTTTGGATGTTGGACAAAGCTTTTCAAGAGATTTTGGAACAAATTGTTCCAGTGGTTAGGGAGTTGTTATGTTGGATGCACAGTAGCTGTTTGGTGTGTAATCAACCCAAAAGACATGCTTACCTTAAAATCGGAAGAAAGAAGGTTGATAAGGAAGTATAGGAGATGTTTTTTTTTTACACTTTCCTAGTCCACATTTGGCTAAAGTCCTTACCTTTGTGTCTCAAGCTTAGGGCAGTCTCGATATCGGTTACTGAGCCTTTTTTGAATCCAAAATAAAGACTTGAAGACCTTTTCATTATTGGATTCAGTGTGCTTGTAAATAGGGATACATATTGGGTGGGTTGGGCTGTGCTATAGGTGGTCTTGGGGTTACCCTAGGTTACTAGACACCTAGCCCAAGCTTTAGCTCAGTCTGTACTTAAACCAACATGCATGGGTCAAAGCTCAGGCCAACAAGTTACGAGCGAGCTTGTGTTGAAATTGGCCAGTCCAAATAGTAGCAACATTCATAAATAGTCACTCTCATTCCCCTCTATAGTCATGTTTATACTTCCAAATCTATGTTAATAGTTTATACACAATCCTTGATTGCATTAAAGATTCCATAACTAGTTTCTTTAGCTATATGACAGACAAGTTTTAGTATTATGTTTTTACTATATTTGTGTAATATATATGCcaagtatatatatacatgctatATAGCTAACAGGTTGGGCTAGGTTGGGATATTGGGCTCATAAATCACAGGCCCAAGCTTGGCCTGATTCTAAATTGGCCCAAAGGATACTTGGGCTAGGtgagatagcttttctaaattaaCCTTGGCTAGATGCACCATGGAGACCCAAATTTTTCTTCTAGCATAATGTGGAGGCTGTTCAAACTGTTTATATCCATCATGGCACCTTTGTAAATCTCTTCCCTCCTTCCCCCTCCCCCATCCCCCCACCTCCACTTCCAAAAAAACTATCTAAGAAATTAACCTTGCTCGTCTAAAAAGCATTGGTTGAGATAATAAGACCAGGATTTAAGTGGAAGCTTTTATTGTATTGTAATATGCTGCAAGGAGGTTGGCATAACACAGTGACGCATATTATGTACATGTCCACATCAATAGGTATTGGTCCATGTTAGCTTGTATGGTTATATTGTTTTGTGATAGACATAGACTGCAAAAGGACTAGGCTGGATCCATATCCTGTCGATATATTATATGGATGAATCTTCTACTCATCCCCTTGGTAAATCTTAGATACTCCATGAAGTATTAATTATTAAAACTAGTTTTCTTTTATTGAGTGCTCAAACATGTGAAGATGTAGCCTTAATGCTGAAAGATTAGGATTTCATAGCATACCTCAATGTGCCTTTGTTCTGAATGTTTATTTTGCCATGCTGATCCTAGTGTGTGCCAATTGCCAATAAGGAATGGTGTAATGTGTTTGCACTTTGTGAGTGTTTGAGCTTTATAAAGATGATAAGAAAAAGGACATTACCTAGTGATGGTCCTAGCAACCTGGGTTCCTGGGAGGGGTAGACTGGGGATATATGTAAGCTTTGGCATTTTTTTGCACAAAGTGGCTGTCCCAGGACTTGAACCTGCACCACTATTGTCGGACCAAGGCTTTACCATTGCTCCAAGCAATGATTCCATTTTATAGAGATGATCAATGAGTCATACTATTAATTCTGCCAACACTGTAATTGGATCTAAGTCAGATATCTAGTTCTGAATTAAATATCTTAGTTTAGTCTTCAGAAAGAACCTAATTCTTCTTCAAAGAAGCCACAATTGAAAAAGTCTAGCTCCCAATCACAAATCTCTTTAGGTACCTCTAATCTGAGGCCTCTTCAAAAGTCTGCTTATCTCAATCTGCTTTCTTAGCATTCACAATTCAGTGGAAAAAGGACATATTCTTATTACCTTAAATCCCCATGCCTTCTGTTTCAGTATCATTAATGACAGTGGATATGTTATTTCTTCCTTACATTTACTTCCATTTATCCTTTGCTCAGTTATTATTCCACCTAAAAACTTGATCTTGCATAATTAAATCTCCCAGAAATCCTCCAACTTTTAACTTTTTAGGCATTATATATTATTCAGTTTTTGAGAAATAAACTTCTCATCAGGTTCCTCTTTTGTTGAACCTCTTCACTCCATTGCACAAAATGCAGATCAGGATTTTCAAGCTATGTCCTTTTGAACTCTAAAAAAGGAGTTTTCTTACCTGTTTCTTAAAGAAATAAATGGTTCATGCCATGGTCTTTATGCACAGAAATTGTTGCTGCAAAACGGGTCTTCCATTCAAAATGGGAAGCCGAATCTAGGATGTCAGTTAGTCCATGTCAAGCAACTTATGTGCCATGAACAAGCCTCAAAATCACAAGATTACTGGAGTTGTGATGAATGAGCCTGTGAAAGTATTTTCCTTACATGGCGTATGGTATTGAAATGGATGGTGTTAACATATTAGTGGGTAGGGTAAAAGGTACTTGGACCGAAAGTTTGCATGTTTCTGTCTTTTTAGTAGTGCAGTTGATAGAAAATGTTGTACTAGAAGCTGAATGCACCATATTGTTGTACATTCCCAATGTACaatagtttgaaaaaaaaaatctgtctttatttatttattttttgtttttgacTACCCTCCTAACGTAAAAGAACCCTTCGATATACATGCAATTAGAAAATGAATGATATGCTTGAAATATGTTGTAACATGGTGGATCTTTATTTTTGAAAAGCACACAACCTCTCTCATTGCAATCATGTATACCAGGCGGAATTAATTTTATAACTTGTATATGCATTCTAATATATGATATAGTCTGTGGTTTCCTTCTATAAATAATTAAACATGAAGGCTATTTTCCTTTCACTTATGGCACATGTTGTCTTATGCAGATCAGATAAGGAGTTGCTTAAGCGCCAGGACATGCTCTCAAATTTGAGATCTAAAGCAAAACAGATGGCCTCTACATTAAACATGTCAAACTTTGCTAACAGGTTCACTTTTCATTTTAGCATTCTATTTGATGTTAATTTCTCTATATTGCCACTTTACCTTTGGGTTATTATTGTGCAGCACAGGCCTCCCATTCTCTCTTATatgcataataataataataataataatcttattTTGTCATTGAGGAGTTTTAATGGGCATGATGCTTTGTTGCAATTGATTATGTGCAAGGTGCAAGTAAACATTAAGGTAACTCTTTTGTCAAATTTAGGGAAGACTTGCTTGGACAAAGTAAATCAACCGATGAGATAAATAGAACTGCAGGATTGGATAATTATGGTGTTGTTGGTCTACAGAGGCAGATTATGAGAGGTATGCTTATCTGATTGGTGTCTTCAATAATTTAATTTAAGCTACCATTTGATTCTTATGTGCTGTTTCCTGTGATATACAGAGCAAGATGAGGGCCTTGGGAGGTTGGAAGAGACCGTGCTGAGCACAAAACATATTGCATTAACAGTTAATGAGGAATTGGATCTGCATACAAAATTGATTGTATGTACCCGTAGCACATTGATTGGCTTCACCTTTTGATTAATTGTTTTTAGTCATGCATGATAGCATCTGCAACTCTTTGTTTTCATGTCCTGTTACAGGACAACTTGGACCATCATGCAGACTTAACCAATTCAAGGCTCCAGGTAATATCATTCCTTTTCACTCGATTAGCTTCTATGATTTCCATATACAGCACTGCTTTTGTTCTTTCTTAGATTGTAACAAAATGAAATGTATTGacgatctaaattttatatcccGCTCAGTTCTGACAGAAAGATATTCCAAATACTTGGTCCAAAATATATCTgaattgtcctttttttttttgaaaaaaaatataattctagATAAGTGGCATTAGACAAATTTGTGCTAGGGGTATAAACAGGTTGATCTCAAGTGAGCTCAGGTGTGCTTGAGCTCAGCTTGGCATTCTCTGAAGCTGGCTGGAGCTCTTAGCTTGTGCTTGTCATGAGCTGGAATATGCCGAGCTCATGATCAGCTTGTTCACATCCAAGATGGTTCAAGCTCAGCTCGATTAAGCTCAATGGTGGCTGTTGGAGGTAACTGCAAAGGGAATGACATGGTATTGGGGTATGTGGGGGTCATTGAGAGGAGGGCAACAGTGAAGGGAACAACCAGCAGAGTATGGATGCTTGATGGAAAATGAGGTGGTGGAGCGACAAGCTTGTTAAAAGCAAATGCATAGGCTGAGGGGCCAAAGAGTCCTGTGCATGTgtctgtgagagagagagagagagagagagtcagggATGGTAGTTATGATCTCTCTCCAAGAGGCTAAGTGGGTATCTCAGCCATCAAATGTCCATCTGTTGGTTGAGATATAACTAaactttataattaaataaattgtgTAATTTGTAGTTTAGCTGATTTAAATCATGCTTAAAAATATGGAAGATTACTTTATAAGCAAAtataaattaatcatcataaacttatataatatttataaatttatatttgtatTTGTATGTTCATAAGGAGCTTAATTGGGCGGAACTTAAGCAAGCTGCTACTGGCTCAAATTCAACAcattatattttgaaatttaaaattctagCTCAAACTCGGCTTGTTTGCTGGCCAAGCGGTTCATAAGAGTCTAGTTTCGAGTGGAACATGAGCTGCAAACAGCCTGCTCATTTGACAGCCCTAATCTATACAACATGGGTTAAGTGACCTCTACAGGTGGGACCAGAAAAAAGAAAATGACATGGAAGCAGGGTTGTGTAGCTAGAGTCTGGCAATATGTATTTAGTGGTACAGAGCCATGCAATCAGGGCCATTACTCATCAAGAAAATAAGATGCAACTTCTGACTGCAAAAGCTTGATTTGTTAATCCATATGAAACCCAAAGATTATGAATCGTCCTATCAATTTGCTGGTATCTCAAGTTAATAAAAGCTTAATTCCTGAGGATATGCCAAAATTCAGCAAGCCAACCATCTTTCAGCCATTAGGTATTGCTTGACTTACCATTGTTTTATTTTTAATGCAGCGAGTGCAAAGGAGACTAGCAATTCTTAACAAGCGTACAAAAGGTGGTTGTTCGTGCATGTGCCTGCTCTCATCGGTTGTTGCTATAGTAATTCTGGCTGTTATTGTTTGGGCTCTTATCAAATACTTGTAGAAGTGGCACAAAATTGTCACTACGCTTTATCAGTGTGAGCTTTCTTTTAAATTCGCAAGAGTCAATAGGAAGCTTGTCTTATGCGTTCAATGCTGAGGTTTCATTTGGTTTTCCTTGCTAAAGCAGAccaatcattgaaaatgatgtctATGAGAGAATACTTTGTTGTGGATTGAACATTTGATTGTAATATTCAGTGTGTGTTTGTCTTGAAGCTATGAGGTGCAATCTGTTGCATGTGGCATTGGCTTCTGGGTACAGCATGCAGGTTTTTTTGCATTTTATGCACATTAGAGTAACGCTGCTAAATATTTGGACTATGGAACATGCAATGCAAGTTTCAGTGTACCTGCCTTGAGAGTACAACTTCGAGGAAGCTGGGGGATGATGCATTTTCTTTAGGTTAAATTTTCATGCAAATAGTTGGTTTCCTTGATCACAGTTTGGGACAATATTTCATATTATGGCTTGTTTTGACCGAAGCGAGGTTGCAAGGATTCATCAAAACTATTTATTAGCTTGACTTATTCTAGTAGCAAATAACTTAAATCGTTACATGGCTTTACTGATGATGGTTTCCTGTACAAGACGATATGGCTTCGCGCTGTTGTACTGGACTATATGGCTTAGCACCGAGTATTCTATTCCATAGTTACGTAGGCTGCGTTAGGGTTATATTTGGAATTGTTGTTTGTGGTAAGGTTTTTGAAGtttgtaaaaataaattttttaaaaaataaaatttttaaaaattgaattttataaaaaaatatttattattggataattatattttttaaatattatataattttaatattgaaTTGGTAATTGGAATGAGAAAATACTTTAGGACAATATATAGTGTTATATGGTggagaataatataatataatataatgtaatataatattgaatattatggtataataatatagtataatatgatatgatataatgtaatatattaatataatatattaatgtattATTGTTCACGGTAAAGAACATAATTTTATTGTACTAACAAATACAGCACATACGGGACTTCTGAATGAGTGATACAAAAGTTAAAACAAAGAGTGTAGAGGAAGAGGGGACACAAATAATTACATTAGAATCAAAAGAATAACACCCAGTAGTCTCCCAAAGCTCAAAATTAGGTTTATACAACGGTAAACTCATAGACTGATCTTGAGAGATTATAAGCAAAGAGAATGTGTGATAAAGAAAGGGCCATATGTGGAGATGTTGAAGAAGTACCAAACCAGTGTGTGGATGATACGAAGACAAGATGACCCTGAAAGTGAAAGCTCCAGATAGGAACCAGCCGCAATGAATATAGAGTGGGCTAACAGACCAACAAAAAGTAGCAGCAGTAATACATTTACTGGAGTAAAAGAACTGATGCACAGAGTAATATTGATGTGAAGTTGAATAGAAAACCGGAGTAACACAGAGAACCCCAAAGCTGATGTTGTTAACAACCAAGGAACAAAGTATTGAAGAAAATCCCTTCATAATTTGGGAACTGATGAACAAGTAACGTACCTAGTAAAGAAAATCAAGCAGAACTGCCTGTGCTCCAGAAGTCACATAATCAGATAAGAACATTGGAATGACAGCCAAATTTAGTGTAAGAGAAATCAGATAACACCATATATCTGCAGGAAGCCATAGCAACATGATGGTAATAGAATTATAATGAAGACACCAATATAAGATACTGATAGATAGATGAGAACATAAAAATGCAGACCAGACTTCACGATGTCCCACTGAGCCTTAAGGTGTATCCCAAGAAGAAACACAACAAGCAAAGCCAAGTATCAACCAGGAAAGTGCACACCCATTGAGTACCAAGGGGCTGCCAAGCTTGAATACAATACGCTCCTACTTGGAATCTCAAGAATGGCAGGACTGAAACTATTGCGACTGAATGACATGGATGAAAAGATAACCAACCGAAGTAGTGTACCGGGGTTATAGACAGCAGTTCAATAAAAAAGAGAAGCCATTGCATGACACAGTGCTTTTGATAGCAGCAGAAGAGAAGCAGGTGCTACATAGAAGAATTCAGCAGAGCCCCTGCGGAGTGGTACTACTTGTATGGTAGTAGCTTTAGAACACAGCATAGCAGCATCAACAGTAGTATAAAATAACAGCAACCATGGcctaaaatattttgatttagatTGTCGAGGAGCCCCAATATTACAATCGGATATTTATAAGTGGCCCTCGTTACTGGTAAGATGGGCATCCCTACTCTTTTGGATACTTGTCTTTATTGTTCTTTGTCATGTTGCCCACTACTACCATACATGATAAGTAGTGCTATCCCTCCTCTCAGGTCATAAGTTGTGAGAAGCTAAGTATAACTATCCTACTTCAATATTATGAATGGTCAGAAGATGGGTGTGATGACCCTCATTGTATTCTTCTTCACTAAGATCTCATCATAGGCCAAAAACTCTCACTGTCTTGTGTCTATATTATATTCATTCAGCCTGCACTTTGGTTTTTCAACCTACACTGCCCTTACTGTGTTAGCCTTAGATTGCAATTAATTTAAATGTGGTATAAATAATATCCCTCATATCTTATTAGTCGTAGTCAAGAAGGTGATGGGATATATTAAACACCATATCTATTGGCCTAATCTTGGACTTGGAAATCATTTAACTTGGCTAATTTTAAAACCATGACGAATCTAGTAGAGGTGAGATTTAAACTTGAGTAGGAGGTAGAAACCATGGAGGATTTGATGAAAGTAAGAACCATTATTGTATTCCCCCTAGTCTATCAGTATGGAGGATTTGGTATGCATGGTTGTCAATGAAAAGGAGGTGGTGGTATCCTAGGAATTAGATTCCATCCTATCCTCAAAATAGTAGGCTACATTAGTTGGTGGAACTATTCTCTATCCATTGCTATTAAGAAATATTCATCCTACCAAAAGTAGTTGGTGTTGGTGTGATTCCAACATTTCATTAATAGCCATTTGTAGATTAAGATGGCGGAAGCTGATCTTGGGCTTGAATATTGGCCTAAAATTAAACTGAAGGCTTGTTAATTGCCAGTTTGATCTAATCTACTCCAACATTTGCCCGCAGGACCTCTTTGCCTCGGCTTGTAGATTTTGATGGTTTTATAACATAGTCTTCGATCTATTCTCCCTAATAGGTCGAAATCTTAATTCTAAGTTTTTTGAAGACCTCAATATTTTTGTGCAAAGATATATAGATTGATTCATCCATCGTAAAAATAGGATTTACTGATCCCACCATATTACATACTGAAATATGCTAAGGCTTACAATATTAGCTTTcgacaacaaaaataaatttatcaaccTGTTCCAACATCAATGCCAAAAATGCTGCATATCATTCCAAGTGTGGTGTTAGCACATTGGCCATTTTCtctataacttctaccttgattTTGTTTCTCAATGGCAGGATAGCAACTTTGCAATGTCCCAATGGGCATGCGACAAAAAGTGTTTACTGTGGAGTTCCTCTTTCACCATTTGAGAGGATGGGAATGCCAGAGAACTTATTGGCACAAGTCTACTGGTAACGGTAGATAGATGCATGGATGTGTTATTAATGTTAGGTTGACCAGAAAGATAGTGATTGAAAGGGGAATAGAAAGTAGGATAGATCCAGATATCTTGACCTTCAAGGATTTTTGCCTCCATCACACTATCATTTGAAAGAGATGGATTTAGATGGGATACTGATGTAGTACTAGACAACGCTAGTAAAGATTTTAAGTTATAGCTATTAGTGTAGAATCTACTgataaattaagacctaagataagatAAAATATATTGATTTAAACTACTTAAGAGTCCCAATATTATAATCTGATATTTCTAATTGgctcttcataattttttttttttatgtgaagaGTTAGGGAAGACCTAACTCATAGCATATTATCTTAAGATAAGAAGAAATTACAATAGTTATTACAGTAGTCAATATAAAGTGTTCAGGTAAGAGCTTTTGTAGTAGTTCCCTCCAATACCTTGAATAGGGGGTTAACTTTTACAGAGTTTACCAGAAGTTATTACCAACCCAAGAAACATACTGACAAAATCCTAGACAAGGAATAACATTCAATCCTAATAGCAAGTGATAGACTATCCTCAGATAGCATTTCAGGCTGTTAGCAATTTTCACACAAGCTTTCAGACTATGAGTTTCAGGTATTCAACATTTCAGGTTTTCAATTCTTCTTTTTGAAGGCAAATAGAGTTTGAATTTGTAGGAGTTCCCAGTATGCTCTTCTTCCTAGCATGCTCTTCAAGATGAGAATGTATAACAGTTCTGTGTTGCTGCCTTCatgaatcatcatcatcatttttttttgccAAGCAGTCTGCCTGATAGAGAACCGATCTtcatatttctatattctgaaagttAATGCAAAGGCTCCAGAGAGTGAATTAACTTCTCCAACAACGTCTGATTGTGTATTCTTCAGCTCTTAACTAATCTTTTAGTCGGGCCATTTTGACTTCTATGGTCTTTTTGTAAGAGTTagcttcaaaataaaaaatttttctattccgTTCCTTCCACAAACACCACAACACTATTGAAACTAAATAGTATATCGCCTGCTTTGAGATGTGTTTGCAAAGATTGTTCTTCCATACTCCCAAGAGATCTTTGATGTTATGCGGTGGGGGAGGTAGCGAAAGCCTTTGAGCGATCACGCTCCAGATTTGGGAGAAGTATTGGCATACTATGAAAAGATGATCAACATTTTCTTCTGTAGAACAACAGAGAGGGCAGTGTTGCAGggcttgaaattttttcttttgaaggTCGTCCGCAGTGAGTAATCTATTATGGAATGCAAACCACACAAAGATCTTAATCCTAGCAGGTATTGgtagtgtcacgcccccgacccgagatttgaatcgagagtcatggcaaccgccgcatacttatagaatacttttcccataagcatgcaaggcatctcatcatgatatcttcacaaacagttaaataaatttttctttattcaataatcaaaccttaattcaaataataaatcaaaacttagtgttcaaaagaaagtaactgtctgacaaagtcaacactaaaacaaaactaaaagtcttgaatcaattctgagaaaaaaaatcctaaatcaatgagttaactccatctctaatcgctctcccaaccgaaatcccgcatcatgctaattttctggatctgtaagaaaaacataaaactcatcatgagctaaacagcccagtaagcagtgtatacctttaactgaataaatcaggtaaataatactatgcataacaaatcaatatgtaatttcatgaaatcatatttatACTGTCAATCATTTATAAAAGTCTAattatcataattttcaattatgcttttcttcttaaattcatcaatttcttaaattcttcttaccaaccatgactatgaccacattatccctgtggcagggtcataataccgcgtatctgcttgcggtgggctgcgaatcatctggcagccaagtcctttggaaccgctggtctagctggcggttttgtcgctggtttatctggcgacatgtcgctggtctcactggcgacataaatcctcaggacagtcaattgccaacgtatatgcccccgttggcggggtcctcaacacagtcagattgtcaatttcatattgtcttccaattcatatattattttcaaaaataataaaattaatttatattcgagtcaaatcaattataacattctttgagatcatatatcatcacaataattgctccacaaataacttcaatcataaataattttctacaattaactttcatcataaataattttcaataattatttcaataaataattacaatcgcaagcatgcataaatttatttaatttataatttaccagataaattcagtaaaagtaaacactacttacctcaaaagaaaatccaaactagaaattctagggatctcgaaaatccttctctaaacctgatatgtcaaatatcatgtttttaaatcaaaattttatcgaattaaaaataactaaattattaaaatctaatatccccactaggatcaatttgtcgacagcatcccgatttttgaattaatccatggacatcctaattttatttttatttttattgctaatttttttttaattaattccataaatcctaaaatctagagagagagagagtttctctctctccaccccttctcttttttttttctttttatttttcttctttctttttttttttcttctttttcttttccttttcttctttttttcttctttttctttcttttccttttcttcttcttttttttttcttcttttcttggttcttcccgtgccggaacaggggaccggcatttcctcggccttgaccggccgttcgggccacgaccgccgtggcggaggccggcggccgacgggggccactcccccgatcatggaggagcgtggccggcggtcaattttgatcgccgACGTCGGAAAAGTTCACGGAaaggagaccaaaacagaggtccctttcccgaccggaaatcggcgacttttgtcgccggcagccgcgcacaaatgcacggggaggaaggagaagaaagaggagaagaagaagaaaacttaccttgacctccggtgacctcaccgacgagcaatcacggcgag contains these protein-coding regions:
- the LOC105035227 gene encoding syntaxin-52, translated to MASSSDSWLRELNEASKLADDISAMISERGSLPPSGPDTQRHTSAIRRKITILGTKLDSLESLLSKLPSKQPISDKELLKRQDMLSNLRSKAKQMASTLNMSNFANREDLLGQSKSTDEINRTAGLDNYGVVGLQRQIMREQDEGLGRLEETVLSTKHIALTVNEELDLHTKLIDNLDHHADLTNSRLQRVQRRLAILNKRTKGGCSCMCLLSSVVAIVILAVIVWALIKYL